One genomic window of Sphingobacterium oryzagri includes the following:
- a CDS encoding sulfite exporter TauE/SafE family protein → MYIIFLVIGVIITFILSVLSGGGASLLLMPVITAFIGVRGVAPIMTIGITFSSFSKVFYFWKFIDWKLFSWLFPSTIIGSVIGAMLLAEVPTNMLQVIIGIFLVSTVIQIKPRKRSVSLWPKIKAWHFAPMGLVVSFLSGLIGGVGPLMNSAYLNYGMSKEGLLGTRSANAILLHVTKIISYSFLGLVDMRILKYGLLVGVAASIGTYFGKQLLGHISESTFRQIVVVSMVVSGVFMLFKNKEYIISYWSTIQF, encoded by the coding sequence ATGTACATTATTTTCCTTGTTATAGGAGTTATCATTACGTTTATTTTAAGTGTGTTAAGTGGGGGAGGCGCCAGTCTTTTACTCATGCCCGTTATCACCGCATTTATTGGTGTACGCGGTGTAGCACCGATCATGACGATCGGGATTACGTTTAGCAGTTTTTCAAAAGTATTCTATTTTTGGAAATTTATTGACTGGAAACTCTTTAGCTGGTTATTCCCCTCTACGATCATCGGCTCGGTGATCGGCGCCATGCTTTTGGCCGAAGTGCCCACAAACATGTTGCAGGTCATTATCGGTATTTTTCTTGTCTCTACCGTCATACAAATCAAACCACGAAAGCGATCGGTATCGCTTTGGCCAAAGATTAAAGCCTGGCACTTTGCTCCGATGGGTTTGGTTGTTTCTTTTTTATCAGGACTGATTGGCGGTGTCGGTCCATTGATGAACTCTGCTTACCTTAATTACGGCATGTCTAAAGAAGGATTGTTAGGCACCAGATCGGCCAATGCCATCTTGCTGCACGTTACTAAGATTATCAGTTATAGTTTTCTGGGGCTCGTTGATATGCGTATTCTAAAATACGGCCTGTTAGTCGGTGTCGCGGCAAGCATAGGTACGTATTTTGGAAAGCAGTTATTAGGCCATATTTCCGAATCTACTTTTCGACAGATTGTTGTAGTCAGCATGGTCGTTAGTGGTGTGTTTATGCTATTTAAAAACAAAGAATATATCATTTCTTATTGGAGTACAATACAATTTTAA
- a CDS encoding heavy metal translocating P-type ATPase, whose amino-acid sequence MIKTQYKLLGMTCSGCKATVERKLNELEGVHAVVNLEQGLVDIETEEAYGLPDYQKKLSDGGHYEIVEKESTKQAQAFTIADSPSHAYLCPMFCEGEGKTYGEKGRCPVCQMFLVPIESIAERRDTMTTAKPDHTKAGKYYCPMMCEGDKVYDAFGSCPVCGMNLEKIPALTLSVTYSCPMHPEVQQDHPGNCAICGMDLLANQVDEKPDAGYLQLVRKFWLSVGFTLPVCVLAMGDMLPGAPISRFISPATNSWIQFAFTLPVVFYSCWMFFQRAWTSFKTWKLNMFSLIGLGAGAAFLYSLIVLLFPQLLPAELKGHHGQVALYFESVCVILTLVLLGQLMEARAHAKTNTAIKELIRLSPAEAIRVIGKEETKIPVSAIQINDILRVRPGDKIPIDGEILEGHSSVDESMITGEPLPAEKNAGDPVIGGTINGDHTFLMKASHIGNDTLLAQIIQLVNDASRSQAPIQKLTDKVSSIFVPVVILIALATFIAWYSSGADHRLAFAFTNMLAVLIVACPCALGLATPMSVMVAIGKGAKNGILIKNAEALERLQKVDTLIVDKTGTLTTGKPIVVAVHVALPDKFKTDDIVQIAASVNKSSAHPLAQAIVQQAKDKGIHLLDVTAFENLSGKGVSGNIFHMAVLLGNQKLMEENQIGIAAAAIEEITQAQREGSSVSLLAIDRQYVGWLAIKDELKQTSIAAIRHIQEQGIAVHMFTGDNTHTAATVAQKIGIDNYKAAMLPADKLNGIKELQQAGKTVAMAGDGINDAPALTRADVGIAMGTGTDIAIQSAELTLVKGDLKAVNKAIRLSHQMMRNIKQNLAFAFLYNVIGIPIAAGLLYPAFGILLSPMLAAAAMSLSSVSVILNAQRLNYSSLD is encoded by the coding sequence ATGATAAAAACACAATATAAGCTATTAGGAATGACCTGTAGCGGCTGTAAGGCAACGGTAGAGCGCAAATTGAACGAGCTGGAGGGTGTGCATGCGGTGGTCAACCTGGAGCAAGGCTTAGTCGATATTGAAACAGAAGAAGCCTACGGTTTGCCAGATTATCAAAAAAAGCTATCCGATGGCGGCCACTACGAAATTGTAGAAAAAGAATCGACAAAACAAGCGCAGGCATTTACCATCGCAGATTCCCCTAGTCACGCGTATCTATGCCCGATGTTTTGCGAAGGAGAAGGCAAAACATATGGAGAAAAAGGCAGGTGCCCTGTTTGCCAGATGTTTTTAGTGCCAATAGAATCTATTGCAGAGCGCCGTGATACGATGACTACCGCAAAGCCAGATCATACGAAAGCAGGCAAATATTACTGCCCGATGATGTGTGAAGGAGATAAAGTATACGACGCGTTTGGATCTTGTCCGGTATGCGGCATGAATCTCGAAAAAATTCCGGCATTGACGTTATCGGTAACATACAGCTGTCCGATGCATCCGGAAGTGCAACAAGATCATCCGGGCAATTGCGCTATCTGCGGGATGGATTTGCTGGCAAATCAAGTTGATGAAAAACCAGACGCCGGATATCTGCAATTGGTTCGGAAATTTTGGTTAAGTGTAGGTTTTACTTTGCCCGTATGTGTGCTCGCCATGGGCGACATGTTGCCTGGCGCACCGATAAGCCGCTTTATATCGCCTGCCACCAATAGCTGGATACAATTTGCCTTCACACTGCCGGTCGTGTTTTACAGCTGTTGGATGTTTTTCCAACGCGCATGGACCTCATTTAAAACCTGGAAATTAAACATGTTCAGCCTGATTGGTTTAGGTGCCGGCGCTGCTTTTTTGTACAGCCTGATCGTGTTGCTTTTTCCGCAGCTGCTGCCAGCGGAGTTAAAAGGGCATCATGGGCAAGTGGCGCTCTATTTTGAATCCGTATGTGTTATCTTAACCTTGGTGCTTCTCGGGCAACTTATGGAGGCTCGCGCACACGCTAAAACGAACACCGCAATCAAAGAACTTATCAGACTGTCCCCTGCAGAAGCCATACGCGTGATCGGTAAAGAGGAAACCAAAATTCCGGTTTCGGCGATTCAGATCAATGACATCTTGCGCGTTCGTCCCGGTGATAAAATACCTATTGATGGCGAGATTTTGGAAGGCCATTCCAGCGTTGATGAATCGATGATCACGGGAGAACCCTTGCCTGCGGAGAAAAATGCCGGCGATCCGGTTATCGGCGGCACCATCAACGGAGATCATACATTTTTAATGAAAGCCAGTCATATTGGTAACGATACATTGCTGGCGCAGATCATTCAGTTGGTTAATGATGCCAGCCGCAGCCAGGCGCCTATACAAAAGTTGACTGATAAGGTTTCCAGCATTTTCGTCCCTGTTGTGATCTTGATTGCTTTAGCGACGTTCATCGCCTGGTATAGCAGTGGTGCAGATCATCGTTTGGCTTTTGCGTTTACCAATATGTTGGCGGTGCTTATTGTCGCTTGTCCGTGTGCACTTGGGCTTGCGACGCCCATGTCGGTCATGGTAGCGATCGGTAAAGGTGCAAAAAATGGTATTTTGATCAAAAATGCAGAAGCGTTAGAACGATTGCAAAAAGTCGATACGCTGATTGTTGACAAAACGGGTACGCTAACCACCGGCAAACCCATTGTGGTCGCCGTTCATGTTGCTTTACCGGATAAATTTAAGACTGACGATATTGTTCAGATTGCAGCATCGGTTAATAAAAGCAGCGCTCATCCGCTAGCGCAGGCCATTGTACAACAAGCGAAAGATAAAGGTATTCATTTGCTGGATGTCACCGCATTTGAGAATCTATCGGGCAAGGGTGTTTCTGGCAATATCTTTCATATGGCGGTTTTGCTAGGCAATCAAAAACTGATGGAAGAAAATCAGATCGGTATTGCAGCGGCGGCAATCGAAGAAATTACACAAGCCCAACGAGAAGGAAGCAGTGTTTCACTATTAGCTATCGATCGGCAGTATGTTGGCTGGCTGGCTATTAAAGATGAATTGAAGCAAACTTCGATAGCGGCAATTCGCCATATTCAGGAACAGGGTATTGCTGTACATATGTTTACAGGCGACAATACGCATACTGCTGCGACCGTGGCCCAAAAAATCGGTATCGACAATTACAAGGCGGCTATGCTGCCCGCAGATAAACTAAACGGTATAAAAGAATTACAGCAAGCCGGAAAAACAGTTGCAATGGCTGGCGATGGTATTAATGATGCGCCAGCATTGACGCGAGCCGATGTCGGTATTGCTATGGGTACAGGTACAGATATCGCTATTCAAAGTGCAGAACTCACGTTGGTTAAAGGCGATTTGAAAGCGGTAAACAAGGCGATCAGACTAAGTCATCAGATGATGCGCAATATCAAACAAAATCTTGCTTTTGCATTTTTGTATAACGTGATTGGCATACCGATCGCTGCAGGTTTGCTCTATCCTGCTTTTGGCATATTGCTCTCGCCTATGCTTGCTGCTGCAGCCATGAGTTTAAGTTCGGTTTCTGTTATTCTGAATGCACAAAGGTTAAATTACAGCTCCTTAGATTAG
- a CDS encoding NAD(P)H-quinone oxidoreductase, which yields MKAIVITEAGGPEVLKLMNRPDAVCTDEEVLIEVKAAGVNRPDVFQRKGNYPAPKGVVPDIPGLEVAGQIVAVGAAVSRWQIGDEVCALVAGGGYATLVSAHADLCLPVPNGITYAEAAILPETIYTVWDNVFRRGALKHGEHLLVHGGTGGIGSTAIQLAKACGARVSTTAGSAEKCLFCKELGADIAINYKEEDFAERLKGEGVNVILDSIGGSYFEKNIDILTADGRLVYINAMQGKQVSLDIVSMMQKRLQITGSTLRSREVAFKAQLTREIQEFIWPLIGDTFKPQLYKKIPLADAAESHRLMENGDLLGKLVLTI from the coding sequence ATGAAAGCCATAGTAATTACGGAGGCTGGCGGACCCGAGGTGTTAAAATTGATGAACAGACCGGATGCCGTTTGCACAGATGAAGAAGTACTAATTGAAGTGAAAGCCGCCGGCGTAAACCGGCCCGACGTTTTTCAGCGAAAAGGAAATTATCCAGCGCCGAAGGGCGTGGTGCCGGATATTCCGGGACTCGAAGTGGCAGGGCAGATCGTCGCAGTTGGCGCAGCGGTGTCGCGCTGGCAAATTGGTGATGAGGTTTGTGCGCTGGTGGCTGGCGGCGGCTACGCTACGTTGGTGTCGGCACATGCAGATTTGTGCTTGCCCGTTCCGAACGGAATAACATATGCCGAAGCAGCTATTTTGCCAGAAACCATTTATACCGTCTGGGATAATGTTTTTCGACGCGGAGCGCTCAAACATGGCGAACATCTTTTAGTGCACGGCGGTACCGGCGGAATTGGTAGCACGGCAATACAATTAGCAAAAGCTTGTGGCGCGCGCGTTTCTACGACGGCAGGCTCCGCCGAAAAATGCCTGTTTTGCAAAGAGCTAGGGGCAGATATCGCTATTAATTATAAAGAAGAAGATTTCGCAGAGCGACTGAAAGGTGAGGGTGTAAATGTCATATTAGATAGTATAGGCGGCAGTTACTTCGAAAAGAATATCGATATCCTTACGGCGGACGGCCGATTGGTTTACATCAATGCGATGCAGGGAAAACAGGTGTCGCTGGATATCGTGAGCATGATGCAAAAGCGTCTACAAATTACCGGAAGCACGCTTCGGTCGAGAGAAGTGGCCTTTAAAGCACAGCTTACGCGGGAAATACAGGAGTTTATCTGGCCGTTGATCGGTGATACCTTCAAACCACAGTTGTATAAAAAAATTCCCTTGGCTGATGCAGCCGAATCGCACCGACTTATGGAAAACGGAGATCTACTAGGTAAACTGGTACTCACTATTTAG
- a CDS encoding hybrid sensor histidine kinase/response regulator, producing the protein MNALKGKIFFILLLSALCIGGIGYYSITNLFELTSRIEQLSSPNKKWTLFREITADLHQLNGSFLSQGLSHSQSLDNMQVGLIDSIRDDIVKLRSTYGKEISPAELQQLDTIPKVLERIKAEFQGIKVAQQQKQQEVYDGLEQELLAKMDNFSRKDSLNIVKKISMEVRNRNIPDSVFFYTEQSGKEKQSFLRRLFSKAKPVESTTKVVRSYKTVTDTILHTSSDTIVAPSSTEELLDDSQLSGVIKQAFSNYYNNELELLEKVKENEIKLYQKSARITADVEQFINELRFKDTQQSMQHAKRILVFSERFQHIILWVIGFFAILSLLLVYLVSKDINKNKKYQLQILDNEEKARREAVAKQEFLTTMSHELRTPLTSIIGYAELLDEDDPKSQSIKSSSRHLLNVANEILDTAKIESGIIEVKVEPVDLTDLLQQVRDNTVQMIVDAGFEPRFELPQEPIYVSTDAYRMQQVLYNLIHNALKFTFAGFVGLKASIIEKGDQYEVNLTVIDSGIGIQAANTDRIFENYQQIGTYKNKAQGIGLGLGLVRKIVQQLGGNISVKSKIGEGSAFTVFLPLERSDKRVIRKSTESISKQLFRGKTICCLDDDPLINKLYKMILTDYGADVVLLGDPHAAVTHLQSSSAEKYDLVITDIKMPGMTGYELLLTLEESGHRPKKMVASTANVLLEQKDREDLAKFDAYISKPVLKEKLLKTLADVLEIPLVIDGEEVEKKPVEEQLFDMKELAMFTMGDETMLHELLVEMHVGNDELLKQGMTYLAENKPVALGELIHKLSSRFAQMHVKEVTPVKPLETLLLDAGDGFKEAELLLNHWSEVNHQLQLFIEQKFDS; encoded by the coding sequence TTGAACGCACTAAAAGGCAAAATATTCTTTATTCTCCTGCTGTCCGCGCTATGTATCGGAGGTATAGGCTATTATTCGATCACCAATCTGTTCGAACTGACCAGCCGCATAGAGCAGCTTTCGTCGCCTAATAAAAAGTGGACGCTTTTTCGCGAGATTACAGCTGATCTGCATCAGCTAAATGGCAGTTTCCTTTCGCAAGGACTTAGTCACAGCCAATCATTGGATAATATGCAGGTTGGATTGATTGATTCTATACGCGATGACATTGTCAAGCTGCGATCTACCTATGGGAAAGAGATAAGCCCAGCTGAATTACAGCAGCTAGACACCATTCCGAAGGTTTTAGAACGGATAAAAGCCGAATTTCAAGGTATAAAAGTGGCGCAGCAGCAAAAGCAGCAGGAGGTTTATGACGGGTTGGAGCAGGAACTACTGGCAAAGATGGATAATTTCAGCAGGAAAGACTCGCTGAATATCGTGAAGAAAATATCTATGGAAGTCAGGAACAGAAATATTCCTGACAGCGTTTTCTTCTACACTGAGCAGTCGGGTAAAGAAAAACAAAGTTTCCTCCGAAGGCTTTTCTCCAAGGCGAAACCTGTAGAATCGACCACGAAAGTCGTGCGATCGTACAAAACGGTTACCGATACAATATTGCATACTTCCTCAGACACCATCGTCGCACCGAGCAGCACGGAGGAATTGCTAGATGACAGTCAATTATCCGGCGTAATAAAGCAGGCTTTTTCCAATTATTACAACAATGAACTCGAACTTTTGGAAAAAGTCAAGGAGAATGAGATCAAATTGTACCAAAAGAGCGCCCGTATCACAGCGGATGTGGAACAGTTCATCAACGAGCTACGATTTAAAGATACCCAACAGTCCATGCAACATGCCAAACGGATTTTGGTGTTTTCTGAGCGGTTTCAACACATTATTCTTTGGGTAATTGGCTTTTTTGCTATACTAAGCCTTTTGCTGGTCTACCTGGTTAGTAAAGACATCAATAAGAATAAAAAATACCAACTGCAGATTTTGGACAATGAAGAAAAGGCACGACGCGAAGCCGTTGCTAAACAGGAATTTTTAACAACGATGAGCCATGAATTGCGCACGCCGTTGACCTCCATCATCGGTTATGCAGAGTTACTTGATGAGGATGATCCGAAGTCACAGTCTATTAAGTCGTCGTCGAGACACCTGCTGAATGTGGCCAATGAAATTCTGGATACCGCCAAAATTGAATCAGGCATCATCGAAGTAAAAGTCGAGCCGGTTGACTTAACCGATCTGCTCCAGCAGGTACGCGATAATACGGTACAGATGATTGTCGATGCCGGATTTGAGCCCAGATTTGAACTGCCGCAAGAACCTATATACGTTAGCACAGATGCTTATCGTATGCAGCAGGTATTGTACAACCTGATCCACAATGCTTTGAAATTTACCTTTGCAGGTTTCGTTGGTCTGAAAGCGTCTATAATAGAAAAAGGCGATCAATACGAGGTAAATCTAACAGTGATCGATTCGGGAATCGGTATACAGGCAGCAAATACCGATCGGATATTTGAAAATTATCAGCAGATAGGTACTTATAAAAATAAAGCACAGGGAATTGGCTTAGGCTTAGGCTTGGTGCGGAAAATTGTGCAACAATTGGGCGGTAATATTTCGGTGAAAAGTAAAATTGGGGAGGGATCTGCATTTACGGTGTTTTTGCCGTTGGAAAGGTCCGATAAGCGCGTTATTCGCAAATCTACCGAGTCCATTTCTAAGCAGCTTTTTCGCGGAAAGACCATCTGTTGTCTCGATGACGACCCACTGATCAATAAGCTGTATAAAATGATTTTGACAGATTATGGTGCAGATGTAGTACTGCTGGGCGACCCACATGCAGCAGTAACCCATTTGCAGTCTTCTTCAGCTGAAAAATACGACCTGGTGATTACCGATATCAAAATGCCCGGAATGACCGGTTATGAATTACTGTTAACACTGGAGGAAAGCGGCCACCGACCGAAAAAAATGGTCGCATCGACAGCAAATGTGCTTCTAGAGCAAAAAGATCGCGAAGACCTGGCCAAATTTGACGCTTATATCTCCAAACCAGTATTAAAGGAAAAGTTGCTCAAGACGCTGGCCGACGTGCTGGAAATTCCATTAGTGATCGACGGCGAGGAGGTAGAAAAAAAGCCGGTGGAAGAACAACTATTTGATATGAAGGAATTGGCGATGTTTACCATGGGCGACGAAACGATGTTGCACGAATTGCTCGTGGAGATGCACGTTGGAAACGACGAGCTCTTAAAGCAGGGCATGACGTACCTCGCCGAAAACAAACCCGTAGCACTTGGCGAACTAATCCATAAGTTGTCGTCTCGTTTTGCGCAAATGCATGTCAAAGAAGTCACCCCTGTGAAACCGCTAGAAACGCTGTTGCTCGACGCTGGTGACGGTTTTAAGGAAGCGGAATTGTTGCTCAACCACTGGTCGGAGGTGAATCACCAACTACAACTATTTATTGAACAGAAATTTGATTCGTAA
- a CDS encoding response regulator: MESILVIEDDFMFCKLVSNYLNKNGYKAVEATDGHAAKEQLQQRSFDLVLVDYRLPDTNGIDLVKWIKTQQADTKIIMMSRTIDEELKNEAFALGVSAFLNKPLNPPELLKLVQQIT, translated from the coding sequence ATGGAAAGTATATTGGTAATAGAGGATGATTTTATGTTCTGCAAATTGGTGAGTAACTACCTGAACAAAAATGGCTACAAAGCTGTTGAAGCTACGGATGGTCATGCCGCCAAAGAACAGTTACAGCAGCGCAGTTTTGATTTGGTTTTGGTAGATTATCGCTTACCCGATACTAATGGTATCGACTTGGTGAAGTGGATAAAAACACAACAGGCGGATACCAAAATTATTATGATGAGCAGAACGATTGATGAAGAGCTCAAGAACGAAGCGTTTGCATTGGGGGTGTCTGCTTTTCTGAATAAGCCATTAAATCCCCCTGAGCTTTTAAAATTGGTCCAACAAATTACGTAA
- a CDS encoding class I SAM-dependent methyltransferase, with protein MATTEELQILAAQLACPTGDQGYSIGKMMDETNIGMTRHCMQALELHLHKNVLEIGHGNAGHVSALLAKHPHICYTGLELSTCMWREAIQNNQQAVDEGAAHFVHYDGHDVPFRVRRFDCIFSVNTLYFWTEPRIFLEKLGQLLTKHGKIALCFADASFMRQLPFTAFGFQLYGLHDVLALANPKTFKHCCTMPDKEQVKNKLGAVVERKFYTVIWEKI; from the coding sequence ATGGCAACAACGGAGGAATTGCAAATATTAGCAGCGCAGTTAGCTTGTCCAACCGGAGATCAAGGATATAGTATCGGTAAGATGATGGACGAAACGAATATTGGCATGACACGACATTGCATGCAGGCGCTTGAGTTGCATCTACACAAAAATGTATTAGAAATTGGTCATGGTAATGCCGGTCATGTTTCCGCGCTACTTGCCAAACATCCGCATATCTGCTATACCGGATTAGAGCTTTCTACGTGCATGTGGCGCGAAGCGATACAAAACAATCAACAAGCGGTTGATGAGGGAGCAGCACATTTTGTACATTATGATGGTCATGATGTGCCTTTTCGCGTACGGCGATTTGATTGCATCTTTTCGGTAAATACACTCTATTTTTGGACGGAACCGCGCATATTTCTTGAAAAATTAGGCCAGCTTTTAACGAAGCACGGAAAAATAGCCCTTTGTTTTGCGGATGCAAGTTTTATGCGGCAGCTACCTTTCACTGCATTTGGATTCCAGCTTTATGGTTTGCATGATGTTTTAGCGCTAGCAAATCCCAAGACTTTTAAACATTGCTGCACAATGCCGGATAAAGAACAGGTAAAGAATAAACTTGGTGCCGTCGTCGAACGGAAGTTTTACACCGTTATTTGGGAAAAAATATAA
- a CDS encoding GH92 family glycosyl hydrolase, whose protein sequence is MKYTFLATVLLSGCMLLGRAQTVGKVDKPIDMVSTLVGTQSTYSLSTGNTYPAIALPWGMNFWSPQTGKMGDGWMYMYTAEKLRGFKQTHQPSPWMNDYGQFSIMPLVGNKTFDQDKRASYFSHKAEIAKPHYYSVYLADYDVKTEITPTERAAYFRFTFPKTDEAFVLLDAFDKGSYVEVLPREQRIIGYSTKNSGGVPDNFKNYFVLEFDKPFANVATFADSVLTDGRYLVKADHVGAIVGFQMANAGDQLLVKVASSFISKEQAALNLKELDGSTFDQQVAKGENIWNTELKKVEVEGGSIDDMRIFYSCLYRSLLFPRMFYEIDANGQVVHYSPYNGQVLPGYMFTDTGFWDTFRSLFPFLNLMYPEVSEKMQAGLANAYRESGWLPEWASPGLRNVMVGNNSASVVADAWVKGIRSKDIETLYEALLHGANNAGPLTAVGRAGASYYTELGYVPYDVNINENAARTLEYAYDDFSIYQLAKGLNKPTDEQLLYKGRAYNYQKLFDPATGLMRGKNENGQFQAPFNPFKWGDAFTEGNSWHYTWSVFQDVEGLAKLMGGHQAMQIKLDSVFSQPPIFDDSYYGFPIHEIREMQIANMGQYAHGNQPIQHMIYLYNHVGAPWKAQYWVRETMKRMYSPYPDGYCGDEDNGQTSAWYVFSALGFYPVTPATDEYVLGAPLFKKATLHLANGKKVAIQAPNNSDQNKYVHALKWNSKQYTKNYIKHSELIKGATLNFDMRAEPNKNRGVNKSDLPFSLSTHDAN, encoded by the coding sequence ATGAAGTATACATTTTTAGCTACAGTTTTATTAAGTGGTTGTATGTTACTCGGCCGTGCGCAAACGGTTGGTAAAGTCGACAAACCTATCGATATGGTGAGTACGCTGGTCGGCACACAATCCACTTATTCCTTATCAACCGGAAATACGTACCCGGCCATCGCGTTGCCGTGGGGAATGAATTTCTGGAGTCCGCAAACCGGGAAAATGGGTGACGGATGGATGTATATGTATACCGCAGAGAAATTACGCGGTTTTAAACAAACGCATCAGCCATCACCCTGGATGAATGATTATGGTCAATTCTCGATCATGCCACTCGTAGGCAATAAAACGTTTGATCAGGATAAGCGTGCCAGTTATTTCTCGCACAAAGCAGAGATTGCTAAGCCCCATTATTACTCCGTTTATCTTGCCGATTATGATGTAAAGACCGAAATTACACCTACCGAGCGTGCCGCTTATTTTCGTTTTACATTTCCCAAAACGGATGAAGCATTTGTATTGCTGGACGCCTTCGATAAAGGTTCATACGTAGAAGTATTGCCACGTGAGCAACGCATCATCGGTTACTCCACAAAAAATAGTGGTGGTGTTCCCGATAATTTCAAAAATTACTTCGTGCTGGAGTTTGATAAACCTTTTGCTAATGTGGCTACTTTTGCCGATTCGGTATTGACGGATGGACGTTACCTGGTCAAGGCCGATCACGTGGGAGCCATAGTGGGTTTTCAAATGGCTAACGCCGGCGATCAGTTATTGGTAAAAGTCGCTTCTTCCTTTATTTCAAAAGAGCAGGCTGCTTTAAATTTAAAAGAATTAGATGGCAGTACATTTGATCAGCAGGTGGCTAAGGGTGAAAACATCTGGAATACGGAGTTAAAAAAGGTCGAAGTAGAGGGTGGATCAATAGACGATATGCGGATTTTTTACTCGTGCTTGTACCGATCGTTGCTATTCCCACGGATGTTTTATGAAATTGACGCTAACGGACAGGTTGTTCATTACTCGCCTTATAACGGACAAGTATTGCCAGGCTATATGTTTACTGACACGGGTTTCTGGGATACATTTCGTAGTTTATTCCCGTTCTTGAACTTAATGTATCCGGAGGTAAGCGAAAAAATGCAAGCAGGTTTAGCTAATGCTTACCGTGAAAGCGGCTGGTTGCCAGAATGGGCAAGTCCTGGTTTGAGAAACGTCATGGTGGGTAACAATTCGGCGTCTGTTGTGGCCGATGCTTGGGTGAAAGGCATACGTTCAAAAGATATCGAAACACTTTATGAAGCTTTGTTACACGGCGCAAATAATGCCGGTCCGTTAACAGCCGTTGGTCGTGCAGGAGCATCTTATTATACCGAATTGGGCTATGTGCCTTACGATGTCAATATTAACGAAAATGCGGCACGCACGTTGGAATATGCTTACGATGATTTTTCGATTTATCAGTTGGCAAAGGGATTAAACAAACCTACGGATGAGCAGCTATTGTACAAGGGTCGGGCGTACAATTACCAAAAATTATTTGATCCGGCTACCGGATTGATGCGCGGAAAAAACGAAAATGGGCAATTCCAAGCACCGTTTAATCCGTTTAAATGGGGCGATGCTTTTACCGAAGGAAATAGCTGGCATTACACCTGGTCGGTTTTTCAGGATGTGGAAGGTTTGGCAAAACTGATGGGCGGACACCAAGCTATGCAAATCAAGCTGGATTCGGTATTTAGTCAGCCGCCAATTTTTGATGATTCGTATTACGGCTTTCCGATTCATGAAATTCGAGAGATGCAAATCGCAAATATGGGACAATATGCGCATGGAAACCAACCGATTCAGCATATGATTTATCTGTACAATCACGTTGGTGCACCTTGGAAAGCGCAATACTGGGTACGGGAAACGATGAAGCGCATGTATTCACCCTATCCTGATGGCTACTGTGGCGATGAAGATAACGGGCAGACCTCGGCTTGGTATGTATTTTCTGCTTTGGGTTTCTATCCGGTTACACCTGCTACTGACGAGTATGTCCTAGGTGCGCCACTATTTAAAAAAGCTACGCTGCATTTAGCTAATGGTAAGAAGGTTGCCATCCAGGCACCAAATAATTCTGATCAAAATAAGTATGTGCACGCGTTGAAATGGAATAGCAAGCAGTATACAAAAAACTATATTAAACATAGTGAATTGATCAAAGGCGCCACATTAAATTTTGATATGCGCGCCGAACCAAATAAAAATCGCGGTGTCAATAAAAGCGATTTACCATTTTCTTTAAGCACGCATGATGCGAACTAA